One Halictus rubicundus isolate RS-2024b chromosome 10, iyHalRubi1_principal, whole genome shotgun sequence genomic window carries:
- the LOC143358219 gene encoding uncharacterized protein LOC143358219 isoform X1 gives MRWFRGHAEAPRLLSLSPLQADEDLDGASYHFHATSQYRDMSPVRWARRKSSSSESERNCYNVQTSQVTTERSSTKKDKKRIQEERRRICEKRNPILDRVMNTRLSFFKDRGSDDDEQEEEEDPDKLQFRSMCELSQHGLSRNEFRRSVCESDLKEIIEEEKTQAKRKRRSKSQSRLPYRKRQEERFSFLGFRPMSVPSPAGLSNRNAIEENVSHQNRRWRKSKEFVQDHSGSARYMDTEVPTSTENPAYKNDSQFDSITPSSCLAAKFRAMQDRYLKSSTNKLIAKIYKKDSKDRERRRLRSFSYGTLPGLEELRTNPLYEEQDQDDNDSGILDNDSATSSLLDDRCSSSASGLLTGPNDSLHFPPQLPPRKPSSSIADVERTTRLFSSLDVYCSRNEGRCCKTDVARLHEFEDSTSPLCQAANSELIDRQDRKDSKPPDRKITRLDTKEFSASVNCSSVQLPVIRTKPYTTETMVVKLFRESSDQCLGIFIAKTAESSPGYLVAHVVPNGLADKEGTLRIGDEILIVNGKRLRGLNMAKARQILGSGSGPGEVDIVVSRYTVLDQSSKKLTESSVDYENVNVENGHRAIVDNSSKSHFKKHQTKHHRDRRNDCNKSTSSEKSIMNMDNSGSQSVSNFCTLPRRPRNTVSTFLTVVFQKGPGKKSLGFTIVGGSDSPKGSIGIFIKSVLPSGQAAEDGRLRAGDEILAVNGHVCHDLTHRKAVQLFRNIKAGPVALHLCRRMKNKELQTIKAQSCADLLLVDA, from the exons ATGCGTTGGTTTCGCGGCCATGCCGAGGCGCCAAGACTTTTAAGCCTCAGTCCTCTTCAAGCCGATGAAGACCTTGACGGAGCATCTTATCACTTTCATGCCACGTCTCAATACAGAG ACATGTCGCCAGTGCGATGGGCTCGCCGAAAGTCATCGAGCTCCGAGTCGGAGAGGAACTGTTACAACGTGCAAACGTCGCAAGTAACGACTGAGCGGAGTTCCACCAAGAAAGACAAGAAACGGATCCAGGAAGAAAGACGACGGATCTGCGAGAAACGGAATCCCATACTGGACCGGGTGATGAACACCAGACTGAGCTTCTTCAAGGATCGAGGCTCCGACGACGACGagcaggaggaggaagaggatccGGACAAGTTGCAATTCCGTTCCATGTGCGAGCTGAGTCAACACGGCTTGAGCAGAAACGAATTTCGGCGGTCCGTCTGCGAGTCAGACTTGAAGGAAATCATAGAAGAGGAGAAAACTCAAGCCAAGAGGAAAAGACGTTCGAAATCACAGAGCAGGTTACCTTACAGGAAACGTCAGGAAGAGCGTTTCTCCTTCTTGGGTTTTCGTCCTATGTCCGTCCCGTCGCCAGCGGGATTATCTAACAGGAATGCCatcgaagaaaatgttagtcATCAAAATCGCAGGTGGCGAAAGAGCAAGGAATTCGTTCAAGACCACAGCGGCTCTGCGAGATACATGGACACGGAAGTTCCTACGAGCACCGAGAATCCAGCGTACAAAAACGATTCCCAGTTTGACAGTATAACGCCGTCCAGTTGCCTGGCTGCGAAGTTTCGGGCGATGCAGGATAGATACCTGAAAAGCTCCACCAACAAGTTGATAGCGAAAATCTACAAGAAGGACAGCAAGGATAGAGAAAGAAGAAGACTGAGAAGTTTCTCGTACGGCACTCTGCCTGGCCTCGAGGAACTTCGAACGAATCCACTTTACGAGGAACAGGATCAGGATGACAACGACTCGGGGATTCTGGATAACGATTCTGCGACCAGTTCTCTTCTCGATGACAGGTGCAGTAGCAGCGCTTCCGGTTTGTTGACTGGCCCGAACGATTCGTTACATTTCCCGCCGCAGCTACCACCTAGAAAACCTTCGTCCTCCATCGCGGATGTCGAGAGAACGACGCGGTTGTTCTCCAGCCTGGACGTTTACTGTAGCAGGAACGAAGGTAGATGTTGCAAGACAGACGTGGCCAGACTCCACGAATTCGAAGATTCTACGAGCCCACTATGTCAAGCTGCGAACAGTGAATTAATAGATCGACAAGACCGGAAGGATTCGAAGCCGCCCGACAGAAAAATCACCAGACTGGACACAAAAGAGTTCTCAGCGTCGGTGAACTGTTCGAGTGTCCAGTTACCCGTTATCCGGACCAAGCCGTACACTACCGAAACGATGGTCGTGAAGCTTTTCAGGGAGAGTTCGGATCAGTGTCTGGGCATTTTTATTGCGAAGACTGCGGAGTCGAGTCCTGGTTACCTGGTGGCCCACGTGGTGCCGAATGGTCTCGCCGACAAAGAAGGAActttgaggataggagacgagaTCTTAATCGTGAACGGTAAAAGACTGCGAGGACTCAACATGGCGAAAGCTAGGCAGATCCTTGGCAGCGGTAGCGGGCCCGGGGAAGTTGACATCGTTGTTTCCAGGTATACCGTCTTGGACCAGTCCTCGAAGAAGCTCACGGAGAGCAGCGTCGATTACGAGAACGTGAACGTGGAGAATGGACACCGGGCCATCGTCGATAACTCCTCGAAATCGCATTTCAAGAAACATCAGACGAAACATCATCGCGATAGGCGAAACGACTGTAACAAATCCACGTCCTCGGAGAAATCGATTATGAATATGGATAACAGCGGATCGCAGAGTGTTTCCAACTTTTGTACTTTACCCAGAAGACCGAGGAACACCGTGTCGACGTTCCTCACGGTTGTCTTTCAGAAAGGCCCGGGGAAGAAGTCATTGGGGTTCACGATTGTGGGAGGAAGCGACAGTCCTAAAGGAAGCATCG GTATCTTTATAAAGTCAGTATTACCAAGCGGCCAAGCCGCAGAAGATGGCCGATTGCGTGCAGGTGACGAGATTTTGGCAGTAAATGGCCATGTCTGTCACGACTTAACTCATAGAAAGGCCGTCCAACTTTTTCGTAATATTAAAGCTGGACCAGTCGCCTTACACTTGTGCAGACGCATGAAAAATAAGGAATTACA
- the LOC143358219 gene encoding uncharacterized protein LOC143358219 isoform X2 — MRNVWCDASTLRLDHSRNSVGIRYLLKYMSPVRWARRKSSSSESERNCYNVQTSQVTTERSSTKKDKKRIQEERRRICEKRNPILDRVMNTRLSFFKDRGSDDDEQEEEEDPDKLQFRSMCELSQHGLSRNEFRRSVCESDLKEIIEEEKTQAKRKRRSKSQSRLPYRKRQEERFSFLGFRPMSVPSPAGLSNRNAIEENVSHQNRRWRKSKEFVQDHSGSARYMDTEVPTSTENPAYKNDSQFDSITPSSCLAAKFRAMQDRYLKSSTNKLIAKIYKKDSKDRERRRLRSFSYGTLPGLEELRTNPLYEEQDQDDNDSGILDNDSATSSLLDDRCSSSASGLLTGPNDSLHFPPQLPPRKPSSSIADVERTTRLFSSLDVYCSRNEGRCCKTDVARLHEFEDSTSPLCQAANSELIDRQDRKDSKPPDRKITRLDTKEFSASVNCSSVQLPVIRTKPYTTETMVVKLFRESSDQCLGIFIAKTAESSPGYLVAHVVPNGLADKEGTLRIGDEILIVNGKRLRGLNMAKARQILGSGSGPGEVDIVVSRYTVLDQSSKKLTESSVDYENVNVENGHRAIVDNSSKSHFKKHQTKHHRDRRNDCNKSTSSEKSIMNMDNSGSQSVSNFCTLPRRPRNTVSTFLTVVFQKGPGKKSLGFTIVGGSDSPKGSIGIFIKSVLPSGQAAEDGRLRAGDEILAVNGHVCHDLTHRKAVQLFRNIKAGPVALHLCRRMKNKELQTIKAQSCADLLLVDA, encoded by the exons ATGAGAAACGTTTGGTGCGACGCATCCACGTTGCGCTTGGATCATTCGAGGAACAGTGTTGGCATTCGTTATTTGCTCAAAT ACATGTCGCCAGTGCGATGGGCTCGCCGAAAGTCATCGAGCTCCGAGTCGGAGAGGAACTGTTACAACGTGCAAACGTCGCAAGTAACGACTGAGCGGAGTTCCACCAAGAAAGACAAGAAACGGATCCAGGAAGAAAGACGACGGATCTGCGAGAAACGGAATCCCATACTGGACCGGGTGATGAACACCAGACTGAGCTTCTTCAAGGATCGAGGCTCCGACGACGACGagcaggaggaggaagaggatccGGACAAGTTGCAATTCCGTTCCATGTGCGAGCTGAGTCAACACGGCTTGAGCAGAAACGAATTTCGGCGGTCCGTCTGCGAGTCAGACTTGAAGGAAATCATAGAAGAGGAGAAAACTCAAGCCAAGAGGAAAAGACGTTCGAAATCACAGAGCAGGTTACCTTACAGGAAACGTCAGGAAGAGCGTTTCTCCTTCTTGGGTTTTCGTCCTATGTCCGTCCCGTCGCCAGCGGGATTATCTAACAGGAATGCCatcgaagaaaatgttagtcATCAAAATCGCAGGTGGCGAAAGAGCAAGGAATTCGTTCAAGACCACAGCGGCTCTGCGAGATACATGGACACGGAAGTTCCTACGAGCACCGAGAATCCAGCGTACAAAAACGATTCCCAGTTTGACAGTATAACGCCGTCCAGTTGCCTGGCTGCGAAGTTTCGGGCGATGCAGGATAGATACCTGAAAAGCTCCACCAACAAGTTGATAGCGAAAATCTACAAGAAGGACAGCAAGGATAGAGAAAGAAGAAGACTGAGAAGTTTCTCGTACGGCACTCTGCCTGGCCTCGAGGAACTTCGAACGAATCCACTTTACGAGGAACAGGATCAGGATGACAACGACTCGGGGATTCTGGATAACGATTCTGCGACCAGTTCTCTTCTCGATGACAGGTGCAGTAGCAGCGCTTCCGGTTTGTTGACTGGCCCGAACGATTCGTTACATTTCCCGCCGCAGCTACCACCTAGAAAACCTTCGTCCTCCATCGCGGATGTCGAGAGAACGACGCGGTTGTTCTCCAGCCTGGACGTTTACTGTAGCAGGAACGAAGGTAGATGTTGCAAGACAGACGTGGCCAGACTCCACGAATTCGAAGATTCTACGAGCCCACTATGTCAAGCTGCGAACAGTGAATTAATAGATCGACAAGACCGGAAGGATTCGAAGCCGCCCGACAGAAAAATCACCAGACTGGACACAAAAGAGTTCTCAGCGTCGGTGAACTGTTCGAGTGTCCAGTTACCCGTTATCCGGACCAAGCCGTACACTACCGAAACGATGGTCGTGAAGCTTTTCAGGGAGAGTTCGGATCAGTGTCTGGGCATTTTTATTGCGAAGACTGCGGAGTCGAGTCCTGGTTACCTGGTGGCCCACGTGGTGCCGAATGGTCTCGCCGACAAAGAAGGAActttgaggataggagacgagaTCTTAATCGTGAACGGTAAAAGACTGCGAGGACTCAACATGGCGAAAGCTAGGCAGATCCTTGGCAGCGGTAGCGGGCCCGGGGAAGTTGACATCGTTGTTTCCAGGTATACCGTCTTGGACCAGTCCTCGAAGAAGCTCACGGAGAGCAGCGTCGATTACGAGAACGTGAACGTGGAGAATGGACACCGGGCCATCGTCGATAACTCCTCGAAATCGCATTTCAAGAAACATCAGACGAAACATCATCGCGATAGGCGAAACGACTGTAACAAATCCACGTCCTCGGAGAAATCGATTATGAATATGGATAACAGCGGATCGCAGAGTGTTTCCAACTTTTGTACTTTACCCAGAAGACCGAGGAACACCGTGTCGACGTTCCTCACGGTTGTCTTTCAGAAAGGCCCGGGGAAGAAGTCATTGGGGTTCACGATTGTGGGAGGAAGCGACAGTCCTAAAGGAAGCATCG GTATCTTTATAAAGTCAGTATTACCAAGCGGCCAAGCCGCAGAAGATGGCCGATTGCGTGCAGGTGACGAGATTTTGGCAGTAAATGGCCATGTCTGTCACGACTTAACTCATAGAAAGGCCGTCCAACTTTTTCGTAATATTAAAGCTGGACCAGTCGCCTTACACTTGTGCAGACGCATGAAAAATAAGGAATTACA